The following are encoded in a window of Streptomyces griseiscabiei genomic DNA:
- a CDS encoding L,D-transpeptidase — protein MNHAQTHARRTGAALAAALTWAGLLAGAAGCTVGPPLTSGKASDDTIRVTPEDGSKGVRPEQRFEVRVPSGRLESVKVVKSQDAQESPVPGRFSADGLTWRPTGSPKLALAARYTVDAVALDGHGRRSARHVTFTTHVPDERFIAYVTPENRATVGTGMIVSLEFNRAVENRAAVERAVEITAEPAVEVRPHWFGDGRLDFRPETYWRPGTRVTVGLRLRDVEGAPGVYGQQHRTFSFTVGRHQVSVVDAARHTMRVERAGGVLATLPVTAGAPRTTTYNGKMVVTEMLEVTRMNGATVGFKKANGKGEYDIPDVPHAMRLTTSGTFLHGNYWAPDAFGRANVSHGCVGLRDVKGGDSGTPAGWFFDRSLVGDVVEVINSNDKKVAPDNGLGGWNMGWNEWKAGAAVK, from the coding sequence GTGAACCACGCACAGACGCACGCGCGCCGCACCGGGGCCGCCCTCGCCGCCGCGCTCACCTGGGCCGGCCTGCTGGCCGGGGCCGCCGGATGCACCGTCGGACCGCCGCTGACCAGCGGAAAGGCATCCGACGACACGATCCGGGTCACTCCGGAGGACGGCAGCAAGGGCGTGCGCCCGGAGCAGCGCTTCGAAGTACGGGTGCCCAGCGGGCGCCTGGAGTCCGTCAAGGTGGTGAAGTCGCAGGACGCGCAGGAGTCACCCGTACCGGGCCGGTTCTCCGCCGACGGGCTGACCTGGCGCCCCACCGGCTCACCGAAGCTCGCCCTGGCCGCCCGGTACACCGTGGACGCGGTCGCCCTCGACGGCCACGGCCGCCGCTCGGCACGGCACGTCACCTTCACCACACATGTCCCGGACGAGCGTTTCATCGCCTACGTCACTCCGGAGAACCGGGCCACCGTCGGCACCGGCATGATCGTCTCGCTGGAGTTCAACCGGGCGGTCGAGAACCGCGCCGCTGTCGAACGCGCCGTCGAGATCACCGCCGAGCCGGCCGTCGAGGTCCGCCCGCACTGGTTCGGCGACGGACGTCTCGACTTCCGCCCCGAGACGTACTGGAGGCCCGGCACCCGCGTCACCGTCGGGCTGCGGCTGCGGGACGTGGAGGGCGCGCCCGGCGTCTACGGCCAGCAGCACAGGACGTTCTCCTTCACCGTCGGCCGCCACCAGGTCAGCGTCGTCGACGCGGCCAGGCACACCATGCGTGTGGAACGCGCGGGCGGCGTCCTCGCCACCCTGCCCGTCACCGCCGGGGCGCCCAGGACCACGACGTACAACGGGAAGATGGTCGTCACCGAGATGCTGGAGGTGACCCGGATGAACGGCGCCACCGTCGGCTTCAAGAAGGCGAACGGCAAGGGCGAGTACGACATCCCGGACGTCCCCCACGCCATGCGCCTGACCACCTCCGGCACCTTCCTGCACGGCAACTACTGGGCCCCGGACGCCTTCGGCCGGGCCAACGTCAGCCATGGCTGTGTGGGCCTGCGCGATGTGAAGGGCGGTGACTCCGGCACCCCCGCGGGCTGGTTCTTCGACCGCAGTCTCGTCGGGGACGTCGTCGAGGTGATCAACAGCAACGACAAGAAGGTCGCTCCCGACAACGGGCTCGGAGGGTGGAACATGGGCTGGAACGAGTGGAAGGCGGGTGCCGCGGTGAAGTAG
- a CDS encoding L,D-transpeptidase encodes MNGRPISGASVGARTRRRKGALAMLPVLMLLAVTACGGGGGSDSGSGGDKGKGSDKSASDKAAATGASEAVVSIAPKNGADSVATNGALKVTATKGKLSEVTVENDKGEKIAGEIAKDGASWKPSIHLNSATEYKVHAVAKDSEGREAAEDSSFTTLTPKNTFVGIFTPEDGSKVGVGMPFSVRFTRGITAPEDVEKAITIKTEPAVDVEGHWFGNDRIDFRPEKYWKAGTKVTVDLNLDGVEGREGVYGEQSKKISFTIGRSQVSTVDVKKLTMKVERDGKVIKTIPVTTGKPGMETWNGQMVISERLSVTRMNGETVGYGGEYDIKDVPDAMRLTNSGTFIHGNYWGGDAFGNYNASHGCIGLRDTRGGWDRKAPGAWFFDNSMIGDVVVVKNSNDRIVDPDNGYNGWNMSWDKWKA; translated from the coding sequence TTGAACGGGCGACCGATATCGGGGGCGTCGGTTGGCGCGCGGACGCGGCGGCGCAAGGGGGCCCTGGCGATGCTGCCGGTCCTGATGCTCCTCGCCGTCACCGCGTGCGGCGGAGGCGGGGGTTCGGACTCCGGCTCCGGCGGCGACAAGGGGAAGGGCTCCGACAAGAGCGCCTCCGACAAGGCGGCGGCCACCGGGGCCTCGGAGGCGGTGGTCTCCATCGCCCCGAAGAACGGCGCCGATTCCGTGGCCACCAACGGCGCGCTCAAGGTGACCGCCACCAAGGGCAAGCTGTCCGAGGTCACCGTCGAGAACGACAAGGGCGAGAAGATCGCCGGTGAGATAGCCAAGGACGGCGCCAGCTGGAAGCCGTCCATCCACCTCAACTCGGCCACCGAGTACAAGGTCCACGCCGTCGCCAAGGACTCCGAGGGGCGTGAGGCGGCCGAGGACTCCTCCTTCACCACGCTGACCCCGAAGAACACCTTCGTCGGCATCTTCACCCCCGAGGACGGCTCGAAGGTCGGCGTCGGCATGCCGTTCTCGGTCCGCTTCACCCGGGGCATCACCGCCCCCGAGGACGTCGAGAAGGCCATCACGATCAAGACCGAGCCGGCCGTCGACGTCGAGGGCCACTGGTTCGGCAACGACCGGATCGACTTCCGCCCGGAGAAGTACTGGAAGGCCGGTACGAAGGTCACCGTCGACCTCAACCTCGACGGCGTCGAGGGCCGCGAGGGCGTCTACGGCGAGCAGAGCAAGAAGATCTCCTTCACCATCGGCCGCAGCCAGGTCTCCACGGTGGACGTCAAGAAGCTCACCATGAAGGTCGAGCGCGACGGCAAGGTCATCAAGACCATCCCGGTCACCACCGGCAAGCCCGGCATGGAGACCTGGAACGGCCAGATGGTCATCAGCGAGCGCCTCAGCGTGACCCGGATGAACGGCGAGACCGTCGGCTACGGCGGCGAGTACGACATCAAGGACGTGCCGGACGCCATGCGGCTGACCAACTCCGGCACCTTCATCCACGGCAACTACTGGGGCGGCGACGCCTTCGGCAACTACAACGCCAGCCACGGCTGCATCGGTCTGCGCGACACCCGCGGCGGCTGGGACCGCAAGGCGCCGGGTGCCTGGTTCTTCGACAACTCGATGATCGGTGACGTCGTGGTCGTCAAGAACTCCAACGACCGCATCGTCGACCCGGACAACGGCTACAACGGCTGGAACATGTCCTGGGACAAGTGGAAGGCCTAG
- a CDS encoding enoyl-CoA hydratase/isomerase family protein, which produces MTVHLEVTEGVGTIRLDRPPMNALDIATQDRLKELAEEAADRADVRAVVLFGGDKVFAAGADIKEMQDMDHAAMVARARALQDSFSAVARIPKPVVAAVTGYALGGGCELALCADYRIAGENAKLGQPEILLGVIPGAGGTQRLSRLVGPSKAKDLIFTGRMVKADEALALGLVDRVVPAEEVYSAAHEWAARLARGPAIALRAAKECVDAGLETDLETGLAIERNWFAGLFATEDRERGMRSFVEEGPGKAKFV; this is translated from the coding sequence ATGACCGTGCATCTCGAAGTCACCGAAGGCGTGGGCACCATCCGCCTGGACCGCCCGCCCATGAACGCCCTGGACATCGCCACCCAGGACCGGCTCAAGGAGCTCGCCGAGGAGGCGGCGGACCGGGCCGACGTCCGCGCGGTCGTCCTCTTCGGAGGGGACAAGGTGTTCGCGGCCGGCGCGGACATCAAGGAGATGCAGGACATGGACCACGCGGCGATGGTCGCGCGGGCCCGTGCCCTGCAGGACTCCTTCAGCGCCGTCGCCCGTATCCCCAAGCCGGTCGTCGCGGCCGTCACCGGCTATGCGCTCGGCGGCGGTTGCGAGCTGGCCCTGTGCGCGGACTACCGGATCGCCGGGGAGAACGCGAAGCTCGGCCAGCCGGAGATCCTGCTCGGCGTGATCCCGGGCGCGGGCGGCACCCAGCGGCTGTCCCGTCTCGTCGGCCCCTCCAAGGCCAAGGACCTCATCTTCACCGGCCGGATGGTCAAGGCGGACGAGGCCCTCGCGCTCGGTCTGGTGGACCGGGTGGTCCCGGCCGAGGAGGTGTACTCCGCCGCGCACGAGTGGGCCGCGCGGCTGGCGCGGGGCCCGGCCATCGCGCTGCGCGCCGCCAAGGAGTGCGTCGACGCGGGCCTGGAGACCGACCTGGAGACCGGCCTCGCGATCGAACGGAACTGGTTCGCGGGCCTCTTCGCCACGGAGGACCGCGAGCGCGGGATGCGCAGCTTCGTGGAGGAGGGGCCGGGCAAGGCGAAGTTCGTCTGA
- a CDS encoding ATP-binding protein: MAGLEGIEQPRRHGSATAARWSPAIEDERAQKALELFGNPTEHEVPLPSRPESAATARRLAQVVVLRQWRLSPKMTEDAVLLVSELVGNAVRHTGARVFGLRMRRRPGWIRVEVRDPSRGLPCLIPVQETDISGRGLFLVDKLSDRWGVDLLPRGKTTWFEMRVADR; the protein is encoded by the coding sequence ATGGCGGGGCTGGAGGGTATCGAACAGCCGCGGCGGCACGGGAGTGCGACCGCGGCGCGTTGGTCACCTGCGATCGAGGACGAACGGGCGCAGAAGGCACTGGAGTTGTTCGGCAACCCGACCGAGCACGAGGTCCCGCTGCCGTCCCGTCCCGAGTCCGCGGCGACGGCCCGCAGGCTCGCCCAGGTCGTCGTGCTCCGCCAGTGGCGGCTGTCGCCGAAGATGACCGAGGACGCGGTCTTACTCGTCTCCGAACTCGTGGGCAACGCCGTGCGGCACACCGGCGCCCGCGTCTTCGGACTCCGTATGCGCCGCCGCCCGGGCTGGATCCGCGTCGAGGTCCGCGACCCCTCGCGGGGGCTGCCCTGTCTGATCCCGGTCCAGGAGACGGACATCAGCGGCCGGGGCCTCTTCCTGGTCGACAAGCTCTCCGACAGATGGGGCGTGGACCTGCTGCCGCGCGGCAAGACCACCTGGTTCGAGATGCGGGTGGCGGACCGGTGA
- a CDS encoding YncE family protein: protein MTTPRASLEQHPVSRHSVGRHPVRRHPLRQHSLVQRALLAAAVLAAVAACGSGTRTDEQQQRIRADRAAAEAEAAERKKKQRTAIRGLHGMPPVLDPKDVYAADRPNRLSPVVKDFPSRVYVPNSESDTVSVIDPETYEIVETIPVGRQPQHVVPSWDLKTLWVNNNRGHTLTPIDPKTGKAGKPVEVHDPYNLYFTPNGKYAVVMASLDRELVFRDPHTMKRVRTEPVTCYGVNHADFSLDGTYFIVSCEFSGELLKVDTEKMKVIGQQKLPFEGAMPQDVKISPDGKRFYIADMMADGMWVLDGDTFAEPELLPTGKGTHGLYVGRDSREMYVSNRGEGTVSVFDFTENRLTKKWHLPDGGSPDMGGVSADGKVLWLSGRYDSEVYAIDTRTGEQLARIPVGSGPHGLAVYPQPGRYSLGHTGIFR from the coding sequence GTGACCACGCCCCGCGCCTCCCTAGAGCAGCACCCCGTCAGCCGGCACTCCGTCGGGCGGCATCCCGTCAGGCGGCACCCCCTCAGGCAGCACAGCCTCGTGCAGCGCGCCCTGCTCGCCGCCGCCGTCCTCGCCGCGGTCGCCGCGTGCGGTTCCGGGACCAGGACCGACGAGCAGCAGCAGCGCATCCGGGCCGACCGGGCCGCCGCCGAGGCGGAAGCCGCCGAGCGGAAGAAGAAACAGCGGACGGCGATCCGGGGACTGCACGGCATGCCGCCCGTGCTGGACCCCAAGGACGTCTACGCCGCCGACCGCCCGAACCGGCTCTCCCCGGTGGTCAAGGACTTCCCGTCCCGGGTCTACGTCCCCAACAGCGAGTCCGACACCGTCTCCGTCATCGACCCGGAGACGTACGAGATCGTCGAGACCATCCCGGTGGGCCGCCAGCCCCAGCACGTCGTGCCCTCCTGGGACCTCAAGACCCTGTGGGTCAACAACAACCGGGGCCACACCCTCACCCCCATCGACCCGAAGACCGGGAAGGCGGGCAAGCCCGTCGAGGTGCACGACCCGTACAACCTGTACTTCACCCCCAACGGCAAGTACGCCGTCGTCATGGCCTCCCTCGACCGCGAACTCGTCTTCCGCGACCCGCACACCATGAAGCGCGTCAGGACCGAGCCGGTCACCTGCTACGGCGTCAACCACGCCGACTTCTCGCTCGACGGCACGTACTTCATCGTGTCCTGCGAGTTCAGCGGGGAACTGCTGAAGGTCGACACCGAGAAGATGAAGGTGATCGGACAGCAGAAACTGCCGTTCGAGGGGGCCATGCCGCAGGACGTGAAGATCTCCCCGGACGGCAAGCGGTTCTACATCGCCGACATGATGGCCGACGGCATGTGGGTCCTCGACGGCGACACCTTCGCCGAACCGGAGCTGCTGCCCACCGGCAAGGGCACCCACGGCCTCTACGTCGGCCGCGACTCCCGCGAGATGTACGTCTCCAACCGCGGCGAGGGCACGGTGTCGGTCTTCGACTTCACCGAGAACAGGCTCACCAAGAAGTGGCACCTCCCCGACGGCGGCAGCCCCGACATGGGCGGCGTCTCCGCCGACGGCAAGGTCCTGTGGCTCTCCGGCCGCTACGACTCCGAGGTGTACGCCATCGACACCCGCACCGGGGAACAGCTCGCCCGCATCCCCGTCGGCAGCGGCCCGCACGGTCTCGCGGTCTACCCGCAGCCCGGCCGCTACTCGCTCGGCCACACGGGCATCTTCCGCTGA
- a CDS encoding ADP-ribosyltransferase, which yields MITSRARRRAAAVVLSLSAVLATSAATAPAQPSAAVPAKAAAMAFAGAVAPTCPQFEDPVHAAADRRVDVGRITPDPAWRTTCGTLYRSDSRGPAIVFEQGFLPRDVIDGQYDIESYVLVNQPSPYVSTTYDHDLYKTWYKSGYNYYIDAPGGVDVNKTIGDQHKWADQVEVAFPGGIRTEFVIGVCPVDRKTKTEKMSECEGNPHYRPWH from the coding sequence ATGATCACTTCTCGTGCGCGGCGCCGGGCCGCGGCCGTCGTCCTGTCCCTCTCCGCCGTCCTCGCCACCTCCGCCGCGACGGCTCCGGCGCAGCCCTCCGCCGCGGTGCCGGCCAAGGCCGCCGCCATGGCCTTCGCGGGGGCCGTCGCCCCCACCTGTCCCCAGTTCGAGGACCCGGTGCACGCCGCCGCCGACCGCCGGGTGGACGTCGGGCGCATCACCCCCGACCCGGCCTGGCGCACCACCTGCGGCACGCTCTACCGCAGTGACAGCCGCGGCCCGGCCATCGTCTTCGAGCAGGGCTTCCTCCCCAGGGACGTCATCGACGGGCAGTACGACATCGAGAGCTACGTCCTGGTCAACCAGCCCTCGCCGTACGTCTCCACGACCTACGACCACGACCTGTACAAGACCTGGTACAAGTCCGGCTACAACTACTACATCGACGCCCCCGGCGGCGTGGACGTCAACAAGACCATCGGTGATCAGCACAAGTGGGCCGACCAGGTCGAGGTCGCCTTCCCCGGCGGCATCAGGACGGAGTTCGTCATCGGCGTCTGCCCGGTCGACAGGAAGACCAAGACGGAGAAGATGAGCGAGTGCGAGGGCAACCCGCACTACCGCCCTTGGCACTGA
- a CDS encoding GNAT family N-acetyltransferase: MESLRDILDAAARGVFPPADGRTTVVAQHSPRDAGVLCFTAHSVVFTDEDPAWVHRTLAEAECDALSASMNPRFLAALMERTGRTSETIDAMLVATPLPGEPPLPLREIVDAGHPRVAYARHRRDDVRVWAADGGVLTTGRGIGGRLEVSVEVDEALRQRGLGRALVTAARHLAAEPLWAQIAPGNARSVRAFQSAGYRPVGSEILLSAR, encoded by the coding sequence ATGGAGAGCTTGCGGGACATTCTCGACGCGGCGGCCCGGGGGGTCTTCCCGCCGGCGGACGGCCGTACGACCGTCGTCGCCCAGCACTCGCCGCGCGACGCGGGCGTGCTGTGCTTCACGGCCCATTCCGTGGTCTTCACGGACGAGGACCCCGCGTGGGTCCACCGGACGCTCGCGGAGGCGGAGTGCGACGCGCTCTCGGCGAGCATGAACCCGCGGTTCCTCGCCGCCCTCATGGAACGGACGGGCCGTACGTCCGAGACGATCGACGCGATGCTGGTCGCCACGCCCCTGCCGGGCGAACCGCCGCTGCCGCTGCGGGAGATCGTGGACGCCGGACACCCGCGCGTCGCGTACGCCCGGCACCGGCGTGACGACGTACGGGTCTGGGCGGCGGACGGCGGTGTGCTGACGACGGGCCGCGGTATCGGCGGGCGGCTGGAGGTCTCGGTCGAGGTCGACGAGGCCCTGCGGCAGCGGGGGCTGGGCCGGGCGCTGGTGACCGCCGCCCGGCATCTCGCCGCCGAGCCGCTGTGGGCGCAGATCGCGCCGGGGAACGCCCGCAGCGTGCGGGCGTTCCAGTCGGCGGGCTACCGGCCGGTGGGCTCGGAGATACTGCTCAGCGCCCGGTAG
- a CDS encoding helix-turn-helix domain-containing protein, with translation MIENGTGLFTIGQLARGSGLSVRTIRYWSDEGVLHPVTRSAGGYRLYDAASVARLELIRTLRELGLGLDDVRRVLAGETTVAEVAARHVTALDARIRALKVTRAVLSTVARRGSTAEEMTLMNRLARLSAAERGRIIDDFMEETFGGLDTADPDIRTRLRFSLADLPEDPTPEQVDAWVELAEMLQDPAFRARMRQTVEFNAADRGPQVASGTSLWFMSRLVRLAGEALRDGVDPASPAAGEVLAGLLGDADRAVLLERVTSAAHAELARFRELASLVRGVEPLSAHTEEFAWVVAALRARTAG, from the coding sequence ATGATCGAGAACGGCACCGGCCTTTTCACCATCGGGCAGCTCGCCCGCGGCTCCGGTCTGTCCGTGCGCACCATCCGCTACTGGTCCGACGAGGGCGTCCTGCACCCGGTCACCCGCAGCGCGGGAGGCTACCGGCTGTACGACGCCGCGTCCGTCGCCCGGCTCGAACTCATCCGCACGCTGCGGGAGCTGGGGCTCGGCCTGGACGACGTACGGCGGGTGCTCGCGGGCGAGACGACCGTCGCGGAGGTCGCGGCCAGGCATGTGACCGCGCTGGACGCCCGGATCCGGGCGCTGAAGGTGACCCGGGCGGTGCTGTCGACGGTGGCGCGACGCGGCTCGACCGCGGAGGAGATGACCCTGATGAACAGACTGGCCCGGCTGTCCGCCGCCGAACGCGGGCGGATCATCGACGACTTCATGGAGGAGACCTTCGGGGGACTGGACACCGCCGACCCCGACATCCGGACACGGCTGCGGTTCAGCCTCGCGGATCTGCCGGAGGACCCCACGCCCGAGCAGGTCGACGCCTGGGTGGAGCTGGCCGAGATGCTCCAGGACCCGGCGTTCCGGGCGCGGATGCGGCAGACGGTCGAGTTCAACGCGGCCGACCGGGGGCCGCAGGTGGCCTCGGGCACCTCGCTGTGGTTCATGAGCCGGTTGGTGCGGCTGGCGGGGGAGGCGCTGCGGGACGGCGTCGACCCCGCCTCGCCCGCCGCCGGTGAGGTGCTGGCCGGGCTGCTCGGCGACGCGGACCGGGCCGTCCTGCTGGAACGCGTCACCTCGGCGGCCCACGCCGAGCTGGCCCGGTTCCGGGAGCTGGCTTCGCTGGTGCGGGGCGTGGAGCCGCTGTCGGCGCACACGGAGGAGTTCGCGTGGGTGGTCGCCGCACTGCGTGCGCGCACGGCCGGTTAA
- a CDS encoding EF-hand domain-containing protein, which translates to MADIEAARKEFQRIDADGDGFITAAEFKTALAQEGDWNVTESVAEVIIRTRDLNGDKLLSFDEFWAHLNK; encoded by the coding sequence GTGGCGGACATCGAGGCAGCGCGCAAGGAGTTCCAGCGGATCGACGCGGACGGCGACGGTTTCATCACCGCCGCCGAGTTCAAGACCGCCCTGGCCCAGGAGGGCGACTGGAACGTCACCGAGTCCGTGGCGGAGGTCATCATCCGCACCCGCGACCTCAACGGCGACAAGCTCCTGTCGTTCGACGAGTTCTGGGCCCACCTGAACAAGTGA
- a CDS encoding NADPH-dependent F420 reductase produces MKIGIIGAGNIGGNLTRRLTALGHEVSVANSRGPQTLTALAEETGATPVPVAEAARGAEVVVITIPLKAVPDLPSGLLDGAADGVAVLDTGNYYPRQRDGRIAAIEDDGLTESRWTERHIGHPVIKAFNGTYAQDILDRPRPAGAADRLALPVAGDDEPAKARIRALIDDLGFDTVDAGGLDDSWRQQPDTPVYGLRAGTEAVTKALAEASPERPAEFRA; encoded by the coding sequence ATGAAGATCGGCATCATCGGCGCGGGCAACATCGGCGGCAACCTCACCCGACGGCTCACGGCCCTCGGCCACGAGGTGTCCGTCGCCAACTCCCGGGGCCCGCAGACCCTCACCGCGCTGGCCGAGGAGACGGGTGCGACCCCGGTCCCGGTGGCGGAGGCGGCACGCGGCGCCGAGGTCGTGGTGATCACGATCCCGCTGAAGGCCGTCCCGGACCTGCCGTCCGGCCTCCTCGACGGCGCGGCGGACGGCGTCGCCGTCCTCGACACGGGCAACTACTACCCCCGTCAGCGCGACGGCAGGATCGCCGCGATCGAGGACGACGGCCTCACCGAGAGCCGCTGGACCGAGCGGCACATCGGCCACCCCGTGATCAAGGCCTTCAACGGCACCTACGCCCAGGACATCCTCGACCGCCCCCGCCCCGCGGGCGCCGCCGACCGCCTCGCCCTCCCCGTCGCCGGCGACGACGAGCCGGCCAAGGCCAGGATCCGCGCCCTCATCGACGACCTCGGCTTCGACACCGTCGACGCCGGCGGCCTCGACGACTCCTGGCGCCAGCAGCCCGACACCCCCGTCTACGGCCTCCGGGCCGGCACCGAGGCCGTGACCAAGGCCCTGGCCGAGGCTTCGCCGGAGCGGCCGGCGGAGTTCCGGGCGTAG
- a CDS encoding McrC family protein, whose product MTDVHPDSVTPGVRPVPGMRPAPPLPPLRLTIDETGPGTVRDLTADQVAALLSAPGLVRLAPAPGGRWRVAGHQKVGLVRLRTPAGGAIELLLRPKLPVRDLLFLLSYSPTDPWRPEPDPVTAATSDELLPALADLLARTTRRTLESGVLHGYRTVEEDLPLIRGRIRTADQLRRVGLPLPVAVRYDDHTPDIAENRLLLAALHLATRLPGVPTATRLALRHLADHLRGVRLLHPGAPLPGWTPTRLNSRYAPALRLAELLLSHRSAQPEGGTPLPTDGFLLDMPAVFERFLTVALTTALARHGIRCAAQETHHRLDEGSRVPFRPDLVLYREGRPVSVADAKYTYVSPATPPTSHLYQLLAYCTALGLPRGHLVYAATASTPAPVPHAIRGSGITVVAHTLDLAVPPPALLRNLTTLAEHMTAPV is encoded by the coding sequence ATGACGGACGTGCACCCCGATTCCGTCACGCCGGGCGTGCGCCCCGTACCCGGTATGCGCCCGGCGCCGCCCCTGCCCCCGCTCCGGCTGACCATCGACGAGACCGGTCCCGGCACCGTACGGGACCTGACGGCCGACCAGGTCGCGGCCCTGCTCTCGGCACCCGGTCTCGTCCGGCTGGCCCCGGCCCCCGGCGGCCGATGGCGCGTGGCCGGCCACCAGAAGGTGGGCCTGGTCCGGCTGCGCACCCCGGCGGGCGGGGCGATCGAACTCCTCCTCCGGCCCAAACTCCCGGTCCGCGACCTGCTGTTCCTGCTCTCCTACTCCCCCACCGACCCCTGGCGTCCGGAGCCCGACCCGGTCACCGCGGCCACGAGCGACGAGTTGCTGCCCGCCCTCGCGGACCTCCTCGCCCGTACCACGCGCCGCACCCTGGAGTCCGGCGTCCTGCACGGCTACCGCACGGTCGAGGAGGATCTGCCGCTGATCAGGGGCCGGATCCGGACGGCGGACCAGCTCCGCCGCGTGGGCCTGCCCCTCCCGGTGGCCGTCCGCTACGACGATCACACCCCGGACATCGCGGAGAACCGCCTCCTCCTCGCCGCCCTCCACCTGGCCACGCGTCTGCCGGGCGTCCCCACCGCCACCCGCCTGGCGCTGCGCCACCTCGCCGACCATCTGCGCGGGGTGCGCCTCCTCCACCCGGGCGCGCCCCTCCCCGGCTGGACCCCGACCCGTCTCAACTCCCGCTACGCCCCGGCCCTGCGCCTGGCGGAACTGCTCCTCTCCCACCGCTCGGCCCAGCCGGAGGGCGGGACCCCGCTGCCCACGGACGGCTTCCTGCTCGACATGCCGGCGGTCTTCGAACGCTTCCTGACCGTCGCCCTCACCACCGCCCTCGCCCGGCACGGCATCCGCTGTGCCGCCCAGGAGACCCACCACCGCCTGGACGAGGGCTCCCGGGTCCCCTTCCGGCCCGACCTGGTCCTCTACCGCGAGGGCCGCCCCGTCTCGGTGGCGGACGCGAAGTACACCTACGTCTCCCCCGCCACGCCCCCCACGTCCCACCTGTACCAACTGCTCGCCTACTGCACGGCCCTGGGCCTCCCCCGGGGCCACCTGGTCTACGCGGCGACGGCCTCCACCCCCGCCCCCGTCCCGCACGCGATCCGCGGCTCCGGCATCACCGTCGTCGCCCACACCCTCGACCTCGCCGTTCCGCCCCCCGCCCTGCTCAGAAACCTCACGACCCTGGCGGAGCACATGACCGCCCCCGTCTGA